The genomic DNA TCTGCGACATGGGACACGAGGCCGAGGAGCTGGCCCGCAAGGCGGCGCTCTCCATGGCCGGGACACGGCGGGCCGATGCGCCGAGCCGGGAGACGTGCGCCGAGTGTGGCGCGCCCATCCCCGAGCCCCGGCGCGTGGCCGTGCCCGGCGTGACCCTGTGTGTCGCCTGCCAAGCCGCCAAGGAGGAATAATGGTCGAGCTGATCGGATATTCGTTCGTTGTGGACCTTTTTTACACGGCTGTGGCCCTGCTGCTGCTCTTTTTCGGCCTCCGCTTGTTGGATGCCAGGAGCGGCCGTCCCTGGACGGACACCATCAGAATAATCAGGAAGGACCCGCATGCAACGGCTCTTTACTATGCTGCTCGCTGGATTGGCGCTTGTCTACTTGTTGGCCTGCTCCTCTCGCGCTGACGCCGGACGGTTCCCCACCCGCTACGATGGGCTCATACGGACGGCTGTCCACAGGTGGTGGCCGCGCCACGAGCTTGCTGGGTGGGAATGGTTCAAGGCGCAGCTCTATCAGGAGAGCCTTCTTTCCCCTGACGCCGTGTCCCCAGTCGGAGCGCGAGGGCTGGCTCAATTCATGCCCGCCACATGGGCGGAAGTCTGCTCGCAGTTGGGGACGGGGCTTGTTTCGCCACATGTCGCCGAGCACTCCGTCAACGCCGGGGCATACTACATGGCGAGGCTTTGGCTCGGGTGGTCATCCCCTCGTCCGGAGGCTGACAGGTGGGATCTGGCCCGGGCCAGCTACAACGCGGGATTCGGCAATATGCTCAAAGCGCAGAAGAAGTCTGGCGGGGCCATCCTTTACACTGACATCATCGCGGCGCTCCCCAGTGTCACAGGCCACCA from Pseudodesulfovibrio aespoeensis Aspo-2 includes the following:
- a CDS encoding TraR/DksA C4-type zinc finger protein, which encodes MPDFCDMGHEAEELARKAALSMAGTRRADAPSRETCAECGAPIPEPRRVAVPGVTLCVACQAAKEE
- a CDS encoding transglycosylase SLT domain-containing protein; translation: MLLAGLALVYLLACSSRADAGRFPTRYDGLIRTAVHRWWPRHELAGWEWFKAQLYQESLLSPDAVSPVGARGLAQFMPATWAEVCSQLGTGLVSPHVAEHSVNAGAYYMARLWLGWSSPRPEADRWDLARASYNAGFGNMLKAQKKSGGAILYTDIIAALPSVTGHHAKETQTYVERIHHWHKEIRGGR